In the genome of Pelobacter seleniigenes DSM 18267, one region contains:
- the folK gene encoding 2-amino-4-hydroxy-6-hydroxymethyldihydropteridine diphosphokinase, translating into MTERNQSRAFLGLGGNIDHPLTHFRRARQQLAAHPRVQLKASSPLYSTPPVGGPQGQPDFMNAVLEIATELTAVELLLFCQQLEHESGRVRTVHWGPRPLDIDLLFVDNQVLDSKQLTLPHPRLAERHFVLRPLCDLAPQLQHPQLQCSMLELLDKLPPEEGIHCLHKAW; encoded by the coding sequence ATGACAGAGCGAAATCAGAGTCGAGCTTTTCTCGGCCTCGGCGGTAATATCGATCATCCCTTGACCCATTTTCGGCGAGCCCGGCAACAGCTGGCGGCACACCCACGGGTCCAGCTCAAAGCCAGTTCCCCACTGTATTCTACGCCACCCGTTGGTGGCCCCCAGGGGCAACCCGATTTCATGAATGCCGTCCTCGAAATCGCTACGGAATTAACGGCCGTTGAACTGCTCCTGTTTTGCCAGCAGCTGGAGCATGAGTCCGGCAGGGTCAGGACCGTTCACTGGGGGCCGCGCCCTCTGGACATTGATCTGTTATTTGTCGACAATCAGGTTCTGGACAGCAAACAGTTGACGTTGCCGCACCCCCGCCTGGCAGAGCGGCACTTTGTGCTGCGCCCGCTTTGCGATCTGGCCCCCCAGCTGCAGCATCCGCAGTTACAATGCTCAATGCTGGAGCTGCTTGATAAGTTGCCCCCGGAAGAGGGAATTCATTGTCTACACAAAGCATGGTAA
- the sucC gene encoding ADP-forming succinate--CoA ligase subunit beta, producing the protein MNIHEYQAKAILRNFGVPVPEGHVVYNSNSARDWARRLGDGPWAVKAQIHAGGRGKGGGVKIAKTADEVKQFARSMFGMTLVTHQTGPEGKVVKRVLVEKGSNIADEFYVSFLVDRATSKVTLMASAEGGMDIEQVAAKTPEKIFFEAIDPVVGLTAFQARKVAFKLGFAMPQVKQAVPLLSNLYKAFIETDCSLLEINPLIQTVEGNLICLDAKLNLEDNALFRHIRIRDLRDYDEEDPMEIEASQYDLSYIALDGNIGCMVNGAGLAMATMDIIKHTGGEPANFLDVGGGATIERVTEAFKIILSDEKVEGILVNIFGGIMKCDVIATGIIEAAKQVGVKVPLVVRLEGTNVEIGKKMLAESGLNIVSADGMADAAQKIVKAVNG; encoded by the coding sequence ATGAACATTCACGAGTATCAGGCAAAGGCGATTCTACGCAATTTCGGTGTTCCTGTTCCGGAAGGGCACGTGGTCTACAACAGCAACTCTGCCCGCGACTGGGCACGCCGCCTTGGCGACGGCCCCTGGGCGGTCAAAGCCCAGATTCATGCCGGCGGCCGCGGCAAGGGCGGCGGTGTTAAAATTGCCAAAACCGCGGACGAAGTCAAACAGTTCGCCCGCAGCATGTTCGGCATGACCCTGGTCACCCACCAGACCGGCCCGGAAGGCAAGGTTGTCAAACGGGTGCTGGTCGAAAAGGGGAGCAACATTGCCGATGAATTTTATGTGTCCTTTCTGGTCGATCGGGCCACCTCCAAGGTGACCCTGATGGCCTCTGCCGAGGGTGGTATGGACATCGAACAGGTTGCCGCGAAAACCCCGGAAAAGATCTTTTTCGAAGCCATTGATCCGGTCGTCGGACTGACCGCCTTCCAGGCGCGCAAGGTGGCGTTCAAACTGGGCTTCGCCATGCCCCAGGTCAAACAGGCCGTCCCCTTGCTGAGTAATCTCTACAAGGCCTTTATCGAAACGGACTGTTCCCTGCTGGAAATCAATCCGCTGATCCAGACCGTCGAAGGCAATCTCATCTGCCTTGACGCCAAACTGAATCTGGAAGACAACGCCCTGTTCCGGCATATCCGCATCCGCGACCTGCGTGATTATGACGAAGAGGACCCCATGGAAATCGAGGCCTCCCAGTACGACCTGTCCTACATCGCCCTGGACGGCAACATCGGCTGCATGGTCAACGGCGCCGGTCTGGCCATGGCGACCATGGACATCATCAAACATACCGGCGGCGAGCCGGCCAACTTCCTTGATGTCGGTGGTGGTGCAACCATCGAAAGGGTCACGGAAGCCTTCAAAATCATTCTCTCCGACGAAAAAGTGGAAGGGATTCTGGTCAACATCTTCGGCGGTATCATGAAGTGTGACGTTATCGCGACCGGGATTATCGAAGCCGCCAAGCAGGTCGGCGTCAAGGTGCCGCTGGTGGTCCGCCTGGAAGGGACCAATGTCGAAATCGGCAAGAAGATGTTGGCTGAATCGGGACTGAATATCGTCAGTGCCGACGGCATGGCCGACGCCGCCCAGAAAATCGTCAAAGCCGTCAACGGTTAA
- the fsa gene encoding fructose-6-phosphate aldolase has translation MKFFIDTAEVEEIRAAHDLGLVDGVTTNPSLIAKSGRDFKEVLTEITALVDGPISAEVIALDAPGMLSEGRELARINDNIVIKVPMTTEGLKATKQFSSEGINTNVTLIFSPLQALLAAKAGATYVSPFVGRLDDVGQEGMEGVEQIRTIFDNYGYSTEIIVASVRSPMHVLNAGLIGADICTIPYAVITQLAKHPLTDVGIAKFLADWEKTK, from the coding sequence ATGAAGTTTTTTATTGATACCGCTGAAGTTGAGGAAATCCGCGCTGCTCACGACTTGGGACTGGTTGACGGAGTCACCACCAACCCCAGCCTGATCGCCAAAAGCGGCCGCGACTTCAAAGAGGTCCTCACCGAAATCACCGCCCTTGTCGACGGCCCTATTTCAGCCGAGGTCATTGCTCTGGATGCGCCGGGTATGCTCAGCGAAGGGCGTGAGCTGGCCAGAATCAATGACAACATCGTCATCAAAGTCCCGATGACCACCGAGGGTCTTAAGGCCACCAAACAGTTCAGCAGCGAAGGGATCAACACCAACGTCACCCTGATTTTTTCGCCCCTGCAGGCCCTGCTCGCCGCCAAAGCCGGCGCAACCTACGTCTCCCCCTTTGTCGGCCGCCTCGACGATGTCGGTCAGGAAGGGATGGAAGGGGTTGAACAGATTCGGACCATTTTCGACAATTACGGCTACTCGACCGAAATCATCGTCGCCTCGGTGCGCTCGCCCATGCATGTGCTGAATGCCGGGTTGATCGGTGCCGATATCTGCACCATCCCTTATGCGGTCATAACCCAACTGGCAAAACATCCGTTGACCGATGTCGGCATTGCCAAGTTCCTGGCCGACTGGGAGAAGACCAAATAA
- a CDS encoding DMT family transporter, whose translation MPADSTLTTYLKLLFMAIFWGGTFIAGRLLGSYAAPFSSAFIRFSIASVALVLICLRTSGGLPRIRKNQWLPLLLLGLSGIFSYNAFFFKGLELIEASRAAVIIANNPIIIALFAALLLGEKLTLPKLAGILLSIFGALVVITHGHPQQIIAQGIGKGELYIFGCVVSWVVYSLVGRIAMRGFSPLEAVTYSSLVGTVLLCPVALHEGLLAQLPKYSLSAWICLFYLGLCGTVLAFIWYYQGIQKIGSTRAGQFINFVPVSGVMLSVWLLGEPLTLSLLTGLILVSCGVYLTNRKAA comes from the coding sequence ATGCCTGCAGATTCAACCCTGACCACCTACCTCAAACTGCTGTTCATGGCCATATTCTGGGGGGGGACATTTATTGCCGGGCGCTTGCTGGGCAGCTATGCGGCCCCCTTTTCTTCGGCCTTTATCCGTTTCAGTATCGCTTCCGTTGCGCTGGTGTTGATCTGCCTGCGGACCTCTGGCGGACTGCCCCGAATCCGCAAAAATCAGTGGCTCCCGCTCCTGCTGCTCGGACTGAGTGGAATTTTCTCCTACAACGCTTTTTTCTTTAAAGGGTTGGAGTTGATCGAAGCGAGTCGGGCGGCGGTGATCATTGCCAACAACCCGATCATCATTGCCCTGTTCGCCGCTCTACTACTGGGCGAGAAGCTGACCCTGCCGAAGCTTGCGGGAATCCTGTTGTCGATTTTCGGAGCGCTGGTGGTCATTACCCACGGCCACCCGCAGCAAATTATTGCGCAAGGAATCGGCAAAGGAGAGCTGTATATCTTCGGCTGCGTGGTCAGCTGGGTGGTTTACTCGCTGGTCGGGCGGATTGCCATGCGCGGTTTTTCCCCACTGGAAGCCGTGACCTATTCCTCCCTGGTCGGCACCGTGCTGCTATGCCCGGTCGCTCTGCACGAAGGGCTGCTTGCGCAGTTGCCCAAATATTCTTTATCCGCCTGGATCTGCCTGTTTTACCTGGGCCTGTGTGGAACAGTGTTGGCGTTTATCTGGTATTATCAGGGGATTCAAAAAATCGGCTCGACCAGAGCCGGGCAGTTCATCAATTTTGTCCCGGTCAGCGGGGTCATGCTCTCGGTCTGGCTGCTTGGGGAACCCCTGACCCTGTCCTTGCTGACCGGTCTGATTCTGGTCAGTTGCGGGGTCTACCTGACCAATCGCAAAGCGGCATAA
- a CDS encoding carboxylate/amino acid/amine transporter: protein MGYLCAITILWAFSFSLIGVYLAGQVDAYFSVLTRVALAALIFLPFLRPAPLKLAAKMMALGAIQLGCMYVFYYQSFLLLTVPEVLIFTILTPVYVTLIFDLMQGRFSARYLVTALLAVLGAGIIRYNGIGEQVFVGFLVVQGANICFALGQVGYKVLLEKEKNILSQRAIFGYFYLGALVVTVITWLLFGNPAKLPTTPLQWEILIYLGVIASGLGYFFWNKGATKVDAGTLAIMNNALIPAGLVVNLLIWNRDADLLRLSIGGAVLLFSLILHERWGKQPQNRPEFN from the coding sequence ATGGGTTATCTTTGCGCTATCACTATTCTTTGGGCATTTTCTTTCAGCCTGATCGGCGTTTATCTGGCCGGCCAGGTCGATGCGTATTTTTCCGTGCTCACCCGGGTTGCGCTGGCAGCGCTGATTTTTCTACCGTTTTTGCGCCCGGCTCCGCTCAAACTAGCGGCCAAAATGATGGCCCTGGGCGCCATTCAGCTCGGCTGCATGTACGTGTTTTACTACCAGTCGTTCCTGCTCCTGACCGTCCCCGAAGTCCTCATTTTCACCATTCTGACCCCGGTCTATGTCACCCTGATCTTTGATCTCATGCAGGGGCGGTTCAGCGCACGCTATCTGGTCACAGCACTGCTCGCAGTGCTGGGGGCGGGAATCATCCGTTACAACGGCATCGGTGAGCAGGTTTTTGTCGGTTTCCTGGTGGTCCAGGGCGCCAACATCTGTTTTGCCCTGGGCCAGGTCGGCTACAAGGTGCTGTTGGAAAAAGAAAAAAATATCCTTTCACAGCGGGCAATCTTCGGTTATTTCTATCTGGGCGCGCTGGTTGTCACTGTGATCACCTGGCTGCTGTTCGGTAACCCGGCCAAACTGCCGACCACCCCGCTGCAATGGGAAATCCTCATCTACCTGGGCGTGATCGCCTCGGGGCTGGGTTATTTCTTCTGGAACAAAGGGGCCACCAAGGTCGATGCCGGAACCTTGGCGATCATGAACAATGCCCTGATTCCCGCCGGACTCGTGGTCAACCTGCTGATTTGGAACCGCGACGCCGACCTGCTCCGACTAAGCATCGGTGGCGCAGTGCTGCTGTTCTCGCTGATTCTGCATGAACGCTGGGGCAAGCAGCCGCAAAACCGGCCGGAATTCAACTGA
- a CDS encoding VOC family protein, which yields MQLNLTLGVTDLQRSQIFYSEILELEVDSQPAHNSRPAFLLVRCGATRLVLQPLAVLEAQHPALLQNLSRDTLGVGLQLEFSCPDMSALLHRLQARHWPILYELEDQEHQRRELWLHDPDGYLLVLNEEQEPAGRRP from the coding sequence ATGCAGTTGAATCTCACTCTGGGTGTGACCGATTTGCAGCGGAGCCAAATATTTTACAGCGAAATTCTCGAGCTGGAAGTCGACAGTCAGCCGGCGCACAACAGCCGGCCGGCATTTCTGCTGGTCAGATGCGGAGCAACCCGCCTTGTTTTGCAACCCCTGGCCGTCTTGGAAGCCCAGCATCCGGCCCTGTTGCAGAATCTCAGTCGCGATACCCTGGGGGTTGGTCTGCAACTGGAATTCAGCTGTCCGGATATGAGTGCGCTTTTGCACAGGCTGCAGGCGCGGCACTGGCCGATCCTCTATGAACTCGAAGATCAGGAACATCAGCGCCGCGAACTATGGTTGCACGATCCCGACGGCTACCTGCTGGTCTTGAACGAGGAGCAGGAGCCGGCCGGTCGCCGACCCTGA
- a CDS encoding PP0621 family protein, whose translation MIKLLLLALLGFVVYSFFSGLLLRSGKSRRPLNRTNQGETMVEDPQCGTYLPQSDAIKANFHGREYYFCSKECLKKFKDAQGH comes from the coding sequence ATGATCAAACTTCTGCTTCTGGCCCTGCTCGGATTCGTCGTCTACTCCTTTTTTTCCGGACTGCTGCTGCGTTCCGGCAAATCCAGGCGACCGCTCAATCGTACCAACCAGGGAGAAACCATGGTTGAAGATCCGCAGTGCGGAACCTACCTTCCGCAAAGCGATGCCATCAAAGCCAACTTTCATGGCCGCGAGTACTATTTCTGCTCCAAAGAATGCCTGAAGAAATTTAAAGACGCGCAAGGCCATTAA
- a CDS encoding sensor domain-containing diguanylate cyclase: protein MSSKNLQGLIYRSALTSSLVPILMIELALVLLYFGINAYISEHNKQTLFTEVSQHLRDVTRREVNTINTQLQEVSRYAAILQRDHEKFFATPDSCYLPNGTPRFAVHRNGAYYKTNNNGGASLYYSASTPIGTVEKKKALCSEKLDDILISVVQTSPIITQAYLNTWDNMVRIYPFLDNAPEQFGPALNLTAFNFYYQADARHNPQRLPVWTGVYLDPAGQGWMISNVVPIYRGDFLEGVSGVDVTLDVFVKQILDLQLPWNAQAFMVEENGSILAIPAELAELLGLPPLKTQGAPLADTAVLAQRGEYNLLSNQELPIDAALKELFLNRADLAELTIAGTPYLVSQEIVPATGWRLLTLVDKSAIFTPIYALDALSKRIGIGAIVAMLFFYAAFFLYLQHKSSRLAARIAEPIENLSKLTGGLGAAFESAPPGTVGIREIDRLSNNFSNMTQELGKRTKDLVALELREKIKEKEAEILETLALTDRLTGLANRHKLDEVLEDELARFRRFGMPFGVILLDLDHFKEVNDTHGHQVGDQFLKETAELLANKTRQTDTTGRWGGEEFLIVCPKTDHDGLLEMAENLRQALQAHHSSPVGHKTASFGLALSQPDDKVRDIISRADKALYLAKSRGRNRVEFGQPLPPGPNPQPTNQP from the coding sequence ATGAGTTCAAAAAACCTGCAGGGACTTATTTATCGAAGTGCGCTGACCAGTTCGCTGGTTCCCATCCTGATGATCGAGCTGGCGCTGGTGCTGCTTTACTTCGGCATCAATGCCTATATCTCAGAGCACAACAAGCAAACCCTGTTCACTGAAGTCAGCCAACACCTTCGCGACGTAACCCGCCGGGAGGTCAACACTATCAACACCCAATTGCAGGAGGTATCCCGCTATGCCGCCATCCTGCAGCGGGATCATGAAAAGTTCTTTGCCACCCCGGACAGCTGTTATCTTCCCAACGGGACCCCAAGGTTTGCCGTTCACCGCAACGGGGCCTATTACAAAACCAATAACAACGGCGGCGCCAGCCTGTATTATTCGGCCTCAACCCCCATTGGGACCGTTGAGAAAAAAAAGGCGCTGTGCAGTGAAAAGCTGGATGACATCCTGATCTCCGTGGTGCAGACCAGCCCGATCATTACCCAGGCGTATCTGAATACCTGGGACAATATGGTCCGCATCTATCCGTTTCTGGACAATGCGCCCGAGCAGTTCGGGCCGGCCCTCAACCTGACCGCCTTCAACTTTTATTATCAGGCCGATGCCCGCCACAACCCGCAACGGCTGCCGGTCTGGACCGGAGTTTATCTGGATCCGGCCGGCCAGGGCTGGATGATTTCCAATGTCGTCCCCATCTACCGGGGCGATTTCCTCGAAGGGGTCAGCGGTGTCGACGTGACCCTCGATGTCTTTGTCAAGCAGATCCTCGATCTCCAGCTGCCCTGGAACGCGCAGGCATTCATGGTTGAGGAGAATGGCTCGATCCTGGCGATCCCGGCCGAGCTGGCAGAACTGCTCGGGTTGCCGCCGCTGAAAACCCAGGGGGCACCTCTGGCGGACACGGCGGTCCTGGCTCAGCGCGGCGAATACAACCTGTTGAGCAACCAGGAGTTGCCCATTGACGCAGCTCTCAAGGAGTTGTTTCTGAACCGGGCCGACCTGGCGGAACTGACGATTGCCGGGACCCCGTACCTGGTCAGCCAGGAGATCGTCCCGGCGACCGGCTGGCGGCTGCTCACCCTGGTTGACAAGTCAGCCATCTTTACGCCGATCTATGCGCTTGATGCGCTGAGTAAACGGATCGGAATCGGCGCCATTGTTGCAATGCTGTTCTTTTATGCGGCCTTCTTCCTTTACCTGCAGCATAAATCGAGCAGGCTGGCGGCCCGGATTGCGGAACCGATCGAAAACCTGTCCAAGCTGACCGGTGGCCTCGGCGCCGCTTTTGAGAGCGCTCCGCCGGGTACGGTCGGAATCAGGGAGATTGACCGGTTAAGCAATAACTTCAGCAATATGACCCAGGAACTCGGCAAACGGACCAAAGATCTCGTCGCCCTGGAATTGCGCGAAAAGATCAAGGAGAAAGAGGCGGAAATCCTTGAAACCCTGGCCTTGACCGACCGGCTGACCGGGCTGGCCAATCGCCATAAGCTCGACGAAGTTCTGGAGGATGAACTGGCCCGCTTCCGACGCTTCGGAATGCCTTTCGGCGTGATCCTGCTGGACCTGGACCATTTCAAGGAAGTCAACGACACCCATGGCCATCAGGTCGGCGATCAATTCCTGAAAGAAACGGCTGAGCTGCTGGCGAATAAGACTCGCCAGACAGATACCACCGGACGCTGGGGCGGCGAGGAATTTCTGATTGTCTGCCCCAAAACCGACCACGACGGTCTACTCGAAATGGCCGAGAACCTGCGCCAGGCGCTCCAGGCCCATCACAGTTCCCCGGTCGGCCACAAAACCGCCAGCTTCGGTCTGGCCCTGAGTCAGCCCGACGACAAGGTGCGGGATATTATCAGCCGGGCTGACAAGGCGCTTTATCTGGCCAAAAGCCGCGGCCGCAATCGGGTGGAATTCGGCCAACCGCTGCCGCCAGGTCCCAATCCGCAACCCACAAATCAACCATGA
- the glgC gene encoding glucose-1-phosphate adenylyltransferase — translation MPNKSDRHIVYRYVDHLVKDTFALVLAGGRGSRLYELTNWRAKPAVYIGGKYRIIDFPLSNCINSGIRRIGVLTQYKSHSLIRHLVRGWSHFKKELGEFVEVLPASQRFSDEWYQGTADAVYQNLDIIRAERPKYVLVLSGDHVYTMDYRSMLLAHVESGADMTVSCLEVPVEEAAGAFGVMEIDEDLRIIGFQEKPAHPAEIPGKPGMTLASMGNYIFNTDFLFENLRRDGKNPESEHDFGKNIIPSIIKDHAVYAYPFRDQETGERAYWRDVGTLDAFWEANMELISPAPELNLYNPNWPIWTYQMHLPSAKFVFNDDDRRGMAVDSTVAGGCIISGSRLNKSLLFSNVRVHSFSTVDEAVILPEVVIHRNCKIRRAILDRGCEIPEGMVIGYDPEEDRKNGFRITEKGIVLVTRGMLGQPEGYA, via the coding sequence ATGCCCAACAAATCCGACCGTCACATTGTCTACCGCTATGTCGATCACCTGGTCAAAGATACCTTTGCCCTCGTTCTGGCCGGGGGCAGAGGATCACGGCTGTATGAACTGACCAACTGGCGCGCCAAGCCGGCGGTCTATATCGGTGGCAAATACCGGATCATCGATTTCCCCCTCTCCAACTGCATCAATTCAGGGATCCGCCGAATCGGCGTACTGACCCAATACAAGTCCCACTCCCTGATCCGCCACTTGGTCCGGGGCTGGAGTCATTTCAAAAAGGAATTGGGGGAGTTTGTCGAAGTCCTGCCGGCATCCCAGCGCTTTTCCGATGAATGGTACCAGGGGACGGCGGATGCGGTTTACCAGAATCTGGATATTATTCGCGCCGAACGTCCCAAGTACGTCTTGGTTCTTTCCGGCGACCATGTCTATACCATGGACTATCGTTCCATGCTGCTGGCACACGTGGAATCGGGAGCCGATATGACGGTCTCCTGCCTGGAAGTCCCCGTGGAAGAGGCGGCAGGCGCATTCGGAGTGATGGAGATCGATGAGGATCTACGGATTATCGGCTTTCAGGAAAAACCGGCCCACCCTGCGGAAATTCCTGGCAAGCCCGGCATGACCCTGGCTTCCATGGGAAATTATATTTTCAATACTGATTTTCTGTTTGAGAATCTGCGCCGGGACGGTAAGAACCCGGAGTCCGAACATGACTTCGGCAAGAATATCATCCCCTCCATTATCAAGGACCATGCCGTCTACGCCTATCCTTTCCGCGATCAGGAAACTGGCGAACGTGCCTACTGGCGTGACGTCGGGACCCTCGATGCCTTCTGGGAAGCCAACATGGAGTTGATCTCCCCGGCCCCCGAACTGAACCTCTACAATCCCAACTGGCCGATCTGGACCTATCAGATGCACCTGCCATCGGCCAAGTTTGTCTTCAACGATGATGATCGCCGCGGCATGGCCGTCGATTCGACCGTTGCCGGCGGCTGCATCATTTCCGGCTCCAGGCTTAATAAATCCCTGCTCTTTTCCAATGTCCGGGTCCACTCCTTCTCGACCGTCGACGAAGCGGTCATCCTGCCGGAAGTGGTTATCCATCGAAACTGCAAAATCAGACGGGCCATCCTTGATCGTGGTTGTGAAATCCCCGAAGGGATGGTGATCGGCTATGACCCGGAAGAGGATCGGAAAAACGGTTTCAGGATCACGGAAAAAGGGATTGTGCTGGTCACCCGCGGAATGCTCGGTCAGCCGGAAGGGTACGCGTAA
- a CDS encoding MFS transporter: MTQQHLAQSLYEKLVGEEDARACNSISEEACQVVPGNFLLMVFSHFFSQLGDAVANPKVVLPWVMETIHAPLYLIGFLVPIRESGSLLPQLVIAGFIRKQEIRKGVWIFGSILQAAAMVSIGIVAWTLRGALAGWCIIALLTLFSLARGLSSVASKDVIGKTIPKTRRGQVTGWSASSSGLVTVGLGLLFLFSSNQALTPLNYAVMLIAAGALWLLAALVYARIKEFPGATEGGRNALVEAIKRLDILRRDQPFRRFVITRALLLCSALTAPYYVVLAQKNLGSPVSLLGLFILASGAASLLSAPFWGRFADRSSRKVMIAAAIMTAILGISVYLIDSVHPGWLALPWLLPAVYFILSIAHQGVRVGRKTYVVDLAEGNKRTDYVSVSNTMIGIILLIMGFSGALSTVLSISTIILLLSLLGVAGAVLAISLPEVE; encoded by the coding sequence ATGACACAACAGCACCTCGCCCAAAGTCTCTACGAAAAACTGGTCGGTGAAGAAGATGCCAGAGCTTGTAACTCCATCAGTGAAGAGGCCTGTCAGGTTGTCCCGGGTAATTTTCTGCTGATGGTTTTCAGCCATTTTTTCAGCCAACTCGGAGATGCGGTTGCCAATCCCAAAGTCGTTCTGCCCTGGGTCATGGAAACAATCCATGCCCCTTTATACCTGATCGGTTTCCTGGTGCCGATTCGTGAATCGGGCTCGCTGCTTCCCCAATTGGTCATCGCAGGCTTCATCCGCAAACAGGAGATCCGCAAAGGGGTCTGGATATTCGGCAGTATCCTTCAGGCAGCAGCCATGGTCAGTATCGGGATTGTGGCCTGGACCCTGCGGGGCGCGCTGGCGGGATGGTGCATCATCGCCCTGCTCACCCTGTTCAGTCTGGCCCGCGGGCTCAGCTCGGTCGCGTCCAAGGATGTCATCGGCAAAACCATCCCCAAAACCCGCCGCGGTCAGGTCACCGGCTGGTCCGCCAGCAGTTCCGGCCTGGTGACGGTCGGCCTCGGGCTGCTGTTTCTGTTCAGCTCCAACCAGGCGCTGACCCCGCTCAACTACGCCGTTATGTTGATCGCTGCCGGAGCCCTGTGGCTGCTCGCTGCGCTGGTTTATGCCCGCATCAAAGAATTCCCCGGCGCCACTGAGGGCGGCCGGAATGCCCTGGTCGAAGCCATCAAACGCCTTGATATTCTCCGCCGCGACCAACCGTTCCGGCGCTTTGTCATCACCCGTGCGCTGCTCCTCTGTTCCGCACTGACCGCTCCTTATTACGTGGTCCTGGCCCAGAAAAACCTGGGCTCTCCGGTCTCCCTGCTCGGCCTGTTCATTCTGGCCAGCGGTGCGGCCAGCCTGCTGTCCGCACCATTCTGGGGACGGTTCGCCGATCGCTCCAGCCGTAAGGTGATGATTGCCGCGGCGATCATGACAGCGATTCTGGGGATCAGCGTCTACCTGATCGACAGTGTCCACCCCGGCTGGCTGGCCCTGCCCTGGCTGCTGCCTGCGGTCTATTTCATTTTGAGTATCGCCCACCAGGGGGTCCGGGTCGGTCGCAAAACCTACGTGGTCGACCTGGCCGAAGGGAACAAACGGACCGATTATGTCTCGGTCAGTAATACCATGATCGGCATCATCCTGCTGATCATGGGGTTCAGCGGTGCGCTCAGTACTGTTTTGTCCATCAGCACCATTATTTTGCTGCTGTCACTGCTGGGAGTCGCCGGAGCGGTCCTGGCCATCTCTCTTCCCGAAGTCGAATAA
- a CDS encoding glutathione S-transferase family protein: MKLVIGNKNYSSWSLRAWFMLAGFDLPFEEIRIPLSTPDTAAAIRQYSAAGRVPVLLDGEITVWDSLAICEYISETFLSGQGWPSDHVARAKARSCCAEMHSGFFALRGQMPMNCRAHQRQVAMTEELQRDIDRIDAIWSDCLREHSSQGPWLFGTFSIADCMFAPVVMRFASYNPPLSTLARQYVQTVLDHPRIKLWQEQARAETEIIPAEEVGLKDE, from the coding sequence GTGAAACTGGTTATCGGCAACAAAAACTACTCTTCATGGTCGCTACGGGCTTGGTTTATGCTCGCAGGGTTTGACCTTCCGTTTGAAGAAATCCGCATTCCACTGTCAACCCCGGACACGGCCGCAGCGATCAGACAGTATTCCGCGGCTGGGCGGGTTCCTGTATTGCTGGACGGGGAAATAACGGTCTGGGACTCGCTGGCTATCTGTGAATATATTTCCGAAACCTTTCTCTCCGGCCAGGGCTGGCCCAGCGATCACGTCGCCAGGGCCAAAGCCCGCTCCTGCTGTGCTGAGATGCATTCCGGTTTTTTCGCTCTGCGGGGGCAGATGCCCATGAACTGCAGAGCCCACCAGCGCCAGGTCGCCATGACTGAGGAATTGCAACGGGACATTGACCGGATCGACGCAATCTGGTCAGACTGTCTTCGCGAACACAGTTCCCAAGGCCCCTGGCTGTTCGGCACATTTTCCATTGCCGACTGCATGTTCGCTCCTGTTGTCATGCGTTTTGCCAGCTACAATCCACCTTTGTCCACCCTGGCCCGGCAGTATGTCCAGACCGTGCTGGATCACCCCCGAATCAAGCTGTGGCAGGAACAGGCAAGGGCGGAAACCGAAATTATCCCTGCCGAAGAGGTCGGCCTCAAAGACGAATAA